One segment of Nostoc flagelliforme CCNUN1 DNA contains the following:
- a CDS encoding RNA-guided endonuclease InsQ/TnpB family protein yields MLYKVVQVRLYPSIEQQIQLAQTFGCARWWWNYALNKSIEAYKETGKGLGRSALNAFLPALKKAQETVWLADCYSQVLQATTLNLTTAYKNFFEKRAGFPKFKSKHALESIQYPQNVKIVDGNVKFPGNIGIVKAKIHRAIEGKVKTVTVSKTPSGKYLASILTEIEGESPITSEGKIYGIDLGLKHFAVVTDGAKVSKYDNPKHLAKHEKNLKRKQKKLARKVKGSKSRNRYRKVVAKVYERVSNSRQDFLHKLSYKLVSDSQAVIVENLNVRGMVRNHKLAKSISDVGWGTFTNFLAYKLERRGGKLVEIDRWFPSSKLCQKCFYQIGEMPLDVREWTCPDCNTHHDRDANASTNIRAEGIRMIKAEGSAVSAVGGEVSPTLGRKSKFRHSPVITEAPPSYDGRVG; encoded by the coding sequence GTGCTATATAAGGTTGTACAAGTCCGTTTATATCCATCAATTGAGCAACAAATTCAATTAGCACAAACTTTTGGGTGTGCTAGATGGTGGTGGAATTATGCATTAAATAAATCCATCGAAGCTTATAAAGAAACGGGTAAAGGGCTTGGACGATCAGCACTCAACGCATTTCTTCCTGCACTAAAAAAAGCCCAAGAGACTGTGTGGCTAGCCGATTGTTACAGCCAAGTTTTACAGGCTACGACGCTGAATCTAACAACAGCCTACAAAAACTTTTTTGAGAAACGTGCTGGATTTCCTAAATTCAAATCAAAACATGCTTTAGAGTCTATCCAATATCCTCAAAACGTCAAGATTGTAGATGGCAATGTCAAGTTCCCCGGCAATATCGGGATAGTCAAAGCCAAAATACACAGAGCAATTGAGGGGAAAGTCAAGACTGTTACTGTAAGCAAAACGCCTTCTGGTAAATATCTTGCATCCATCCTGACTGAAATAGAAGGTGAAAGCCCTATTACTTCAGAGGGTAAGATTTACGGTATTGATTTAGGGTTGAAACATTTTGCTGTTGTAACCGATGGCGCAAAGGTTTCCAAGTACGATAATCCTAAACACCTTGCCAAACACGAGAAAAATCTAAAACGTAAACAGAAAAAATTAGCACGTAAAGTTAAAGGGAGCAAGTCAAGAAATAGATATAGAAAAGTTGTTGCCAAAGTCTACGAGCGAGTTAGTAACTCAAGGCAAGATTTTCTACATAAACTTAGTTACAAGTTGGTCAGCGATAGCCAAGCTGTCATAGTAGAGAATCTTAATGTCAGGGGCATGGTTCGTAATCATAAATTGGCGAAATCAATATCTGATGTCGGGTGGGGAACATTCACCAATTTTCTAGCTTATAAACTAGAACGCAGAGGTGGAAAGTTGGTTGAGATTGATAGATGGTTCCCTAGTTCCAAACTCTGTCAAAAATGTTTCTATCAAATAGGTGAGATGCCATTAGATGTCCGTGAATGGACTTGTCCTGATTGCAATACTCACCATGATCGGGATGCGAACGCATCGACAAACATTAGAGCAGAGGGTATCAGAATGATAAAGGCGGAAGGTTCAGCCGTCTCTGCTGTAGGAGGGGAGGTAAGTCCTACTCTTGGGCGAAAGTCTAAGTTTAGGCACTCCCCGGTGATTACAGAAGCCCCACCCTCCTACGATGGCAGGGTGGGGTAG
- a CDS encoding DUF3134 domain-containing protein — MPTSPLREEPRNQRAPVIRTSNEFILLEWLKSTGRLIEREHQESEYLTEVEEISEMIDLDDIPYDHDDDDGDMDIEA, encoded by the coding sequence ATGCCTACAAGTCCTTTGCGTGAAGAACCTCGTAACCAGCGAGCGCCTGTAATTCGTACAAGTAATGAGTTTATTCTCTTGGAATGGTTAAAGTCAACTGGTCGTCTAATAGAGCGGGAACATCAAGAATCTGAGTATCTAACTGAAGTAGAAGAAATTTCAGAAATGATAGACCTTGACGATATCCCTTATGATCATGACGATGATGATGGTGACATGGATATAGAAGCGTAA